The Suncus etruscus isolate mSunEtr1 chromosome 14, mSunEtr1.pri.cur, whole genome shotgun sequence genome contains a region encoding:
- the PLAUR gene encoding urokinase plasminogen activator surface receptor codes for MGRALPLSLPCLLLLLLHTCIPASWGLQCMQCERNGPCQVEECAGAQDLCRTTIMKIWKGGEEHEVEERGCTHSDKTNKTLSYRTGRQIITLTEVVCGSNLCNRPSPDRPIFFPRTRYLECSSCASSDLSCERGRDQSLQCRSPEEKCVDMVTHWDLEGETPSAMHPRDEQHIRGCGDLSGCPGPTGFHNNHTFHFLRCCNTTNCNGGPVTELQNLPPNEIKCYSCEGNSSDGCSREQASLITCRGPMDQCLEASGTHELGTPNYTVRGCATSSWCQGSHVAEVFSLTHVNVSCCTGNACNNLAWDIQPRTGGTPRFTSCHLSLAVTLLVIVFLWGDTPLRT; via the exons CCTCCTGGGGCCTGCAGTGCATGCAGTGTGAGAGGAATGGCCCCTGTCAGGTGGAGGAGTGTGCAGGTGCCCAGGATCTCTGCAGAACAACGATCATGAAAATATGGAAAG GAGGGGAAGAGCATGAGGTGGAGGAGAGAGGATGCACCCACTCTGACAAGACCAACAAGACATTGAGCTACAGGACCGGCAGGCAAATTATCACCCTTACAGAGGTCGTATGCGGGTCCAACCTCTGCAACCGACCCAGTCCTG ACCGGCCAATCTTCTTTCCCCGAACACGATACTTGGAATGTTCCTCCTGTGCCTCATCAGACCTCAGCTGTGAGAGGGGCCGAGACCAGAGTCTACAGTGCCGGAGTCCAGAAGAAAAGTGTGTGGATATGGTGACCCATTGGGATCTGGAAGGTGAGACCCCATCTGCCA TGCACCCGAGAGATGAGCAGCACATCCGTGGCTGTGGGGACCTGTCTGGCTGCCCAGGCCCCACTGGCTTCCATAACAACCACACCTTCCACTTCCTGCGCTGTTGCAACACCACCAATTGTAATGGGGGCCCAG TCACTGAGCTCCAGAACCTGCCACCGAATGAAATCAAGTGCTACAGCTGCGAGGGTAACAGCAGCGATGGGTGCTCCCGGGAGCAGGCCAGCCTTATCACCTGCCGGGGACCCATGGACCAGTGTCTGGAAGCTTCTGGCACACATG AGCTGGGGACGCCAAACTACACGGTCAGAGGGTGTGCGACCTCCTCATGGTGCCAAGGCTCCCACGTAGCTGAAGTCTTCAGCCTGACTCATGTCAATGTCTCTTGCTGTACGGGCAACGCCTGCAACAACTTAGCCTGGGACATCCAGCCCCGCACTGGGGGGACCCCTCGGTTTACTTCCTGCCACCTCAGCCTTGCTGTCACCCTGCTTGTGATTGTGTTCCTGTGGGGAGACACTCCCTTACGGACCTGA